In Deinococcus proteolyticus MRP, a single genomic region encodes these proteins:
- a CDS encoding isopeptide-forming domain-containing fimbrial protein, which yields MPRSRPTTLSTLLLSGLLSASPALAQLTPSGTQITNRASAQFDDAEGRPAPVAYSNTVLTTVQDICGVSVLPSGSVAAPALSRDVLPGDTVLFPYTLTNSGNVTSTFAVRTQLEAGNPLTTVLSAHLDLNRNGQVDPAEPAVQEVTLDAGASVTVLVRTETAPTIETGQSFINLVASCADGSSADTDNVSALVVGTPPEVQVQKAFEPAKILPGQETTVRISAVNSGVRDSREVVLTDLLTEQLAQGLEFVAGSASSPAGRTEYFDGERWQVEPPSQVLGVRTVASQLAPRARAELTFRLRARDAADGRQFLNVATAVASGRESSANATLSVRYTPAVALGPVGHSNAEEGSPADTQTKPFAKSGQEVCFDHGLRNTGDVADLFTITVTYPEGRAKHVLYDEHNRPLALPIYLEPGQRVYVRVCYTPEELPVTALITATGERGSSNSTTDYLRPLPQLVKTVVDPQDTRTVQAGELVTYQLQVTNIYGAELKDVRISDPLPAGVDYVSSQAGGQVTGTPGAQVVHWDFASLAPGESRTVELTVRVSDRVKMGETIANTFNLVSSELPAVDGIPLVISEPATVQLPVQIQVAKQASTQQVNVGDRVTFTLTITNPSPAADLTPVDIVDMLADPSVLDYIPGSATLSYGQQDAEPLADPKMQTRVLDRPLGNYQAGDEVSEVMLWTLPTLKAGQSATLTYDMRVQASAAQQSSLRNYVLVSGIGPSGATDIAEDSSEAEVVVNLQLFRPLGEVIGTVYVDRNRSGTYDKEVDTPVNRARVVLAGGRTALTDQHGRFSFLNVPLGSHALRLDPGTVPYAPLVMPQEATSGTQTVHVRGLTSADFPLAPLGGEIDVIRRTTLNAGPLTVNKTVSRTAQGYRVDLSLKSDRPLPGLRLSDPLPAGATLLSGTAGFEGTLPAGEHRISYTFSYSGEPRSAVTDPQLEWRQP from the coding sequence ATGCCCCGCTCCCGCCCCACCACTTTGTCTACGCTACTGCTGTCCGGTCTGCTGTCTGCCAGCCCGGCGCTGGCGCAACTGACGCCCTCAGGCACGCAGATTACCAACCGGGCCAGCGCTCAGTTCGACGATGCGGAAGGCCGGCCGGCACCCGTGGCCTATTCCAACACGGTGCTGACCACGGTGCAGGACATCTGCGGCGTCAGTGTGCTGCCCAGCGGCAGTGTAGCGGCGCCGGCCCTGTCACGTGACGTGTTGCCGGGCGACACGGTGCTGTTTCCTTACACGCTGACCAACAGCGGCAACGTGACCAGCACTTTTGCGGTGCGTACGCAGCTGGAAGCTGGCAACCCGCTGACCACGGTATTGTCGGCCCACCTAGACCTGAACCGCAACGGTCAGGTCGATCCGGCTGAGCCGGCAGTGCAGGAGGTCACGCTGGATGCCGGAGCCTCCGTGACGGTACTGGTGCGCACCGAAACGGCCCCCACCATAGAAACCGGGCAGTCCTTCATCAACCTGGTGGCGAGCTGCGCGGATGGAAGCAGTGCGGATACCGACAACGTCTCCGCGTTGGTGGTGGGCACGCCGCCCGAGGTCCAGGTCCAGAAGGCCTTCGAGCCGGCGAAGATTTTGCCGGGCCAGGAAACCACGGTCCGAATCAGCGCAGTGAATAGCGGCGTCCGCGATTCGCGTGAGGTGGTGCTGACCGACCTGCTGACTGAGCAGCTGGCGCAGGGCCTGGAGTTCGTGGCCGGCAGTGCCAGTAGCCCTGCAGGCCGCACCGAGTATTTCGATGGGGAGCGGTGGCAGGTCGAGCCCCCGTCCCAGGTGCTGGGTGTGCGGACAGTGGCTTCGCAGCTGGCCCCCAGAGCCCGCGCCGAGCTGACGTTCCGCCTGCGGGCCCGTGACGCGGCGGATGGCCGGCAGTTCCTGAACGTAGCGACCGCCGTAGCCAGCGGGCGCGAATCGTCGGCCAACGCCACGCTGAGTGTGCGTTACACCCCGGCTGTGGCGCTGGGCCCGGTAGGGCATTCCAATGCCGAGGAAGGGAGCCCGGCCGACACCCAAACCAAGCCCTTCGCCAAGTCCGGGCAGGAAGTCTGCTTCGACCACGGCCTGCGCAACACCGGCGACGTGGCGGACCTGTTTACCATCACGGTGACCTATCCCGAGGGCCGGGCCAAGCATGTCTTGTACGACGAACACAACCGTCCGCTGGCCCTGCCAATCTATCTGGAACCGGGGCAGCGAGTCTACGTGCGGGTCTGCTATACCCCGGAGGAACTCCCCGTCACCGCGCTGATTACGGCGACTGGCGAGCGCGGCAGTTCCAACTCCACCACCGACTACCTGCGGCCCCTGCCTCAGCTGGTCAAGACCGTGGTGGACCCCCAGGACACCCGCACAGTCCAGGCAGGCGAGCTGGTCACCTACCAGCTGCAGGTCACCAACATTTACGGCGCGGAGCTCAAAGACGTGCGTATCAGTGACCCGTTGCCGGCGGGTGTGGATTACGTGTCCTCGCAGGCGGGCGGGCAAGTGACCGGGACGCCGGGGGCGCAGGTGGTGCACTGGGACTTTGCCAGCCTGGCACCGGGCGAGAGCCGCACGGTGGAGCTGACGGTCAGGGTCAGCGACCGGGTAAAGATGGGGGAGACCATTGCCAACACCTTTAATCTGGTATCGAGCGAATTGCCGGCAGTGGACGGCATTCCACTGGTCATCAGTGAGCCGGCCACGGTGCAGCTGCCGGTCCAGATTCAGGTGGCCAAACAGGCCAGCACCCAGCAGGTGAACGTGGGCGACCGCGTGACCTTTACCCTGACCATCACCAACCCGTCGCCCGCCGCTGACCTGACCCCGGTGGACATTGTCGACATGCTGGCCGACCCCTCGGTGCTGGACTATATCCCCGGCAGCGCCACCCTGAGCTACGGGCAGCAGGACGCAGAGCCGCTGGCCGACCCCAAGATGCAGACCCGCGTGCTGGACCGTCCGCTGGGCAACTACCAGGCCGGCGATGAGGTATCCGAGGTGATGCTGTGGACCCTGCCTACCCTCAAGGCCGGGCAGAGCGCCACCCTCACGTACGACATGCGTGTGCAGGCCAGCGCGGCCCAGCAGTCCAGCCTGCGCAACTACGTGCTGGTCAGCGGGATAGGTCCCAGTGGCGCGACCGACATCGCCGAGGACTCTTCCGAGGCGGAAGTCGTGGTGAACCTGCAGCTGTTCCGCCCCCTGGGTGAAGTGATCGGCACGGTGTACGTGGACCGCAACCGCAGCGGCACCTACGATAAAGAGGTAGACACCCCGGTGAACCGCGCCCGCGTGGTGCTGGCCGGTGGCCGCACCGCGCTGACCGACCAGCACGGCCGCTTTTCCTTCCTGAACGTGCCGCTGGGCAGCCACGCCCTGCGGCTGGACCCGGGCACCGTCCCCTACGCGCCGCTGGTCATGCCCCAAGAAGCTACGAGCGGCACCCAGACGGTGCATGTGCGCGGCCTGACAAGTGCAGATTTCCCACTGGCCCCGCTGGGCGGCGAGATCGATGTCATCCGCCGCACCACCCTGAACGCTGGCCCGCTGACCGTGAACAAGACCGTGTCCCGCACGGCGCAGGGCTACCGGGTGGACCTGAGCCTCAAGTCGGACCGGCCCCTTCCTGGCCTGCGCTTAAGCGACCCTCTACCGGCGGGCGCCACGCTGCTCAGCGGCACGGCCGGCTTCGAGGGCACCCTGCCTGCCGGTGAACACCGAATCAGCTACACCTTCAGCTACAGCGGTGAACCCCGCAGCGCCGTCACCGACCCCCAGCTGGAATGGAGGCAGCCATGA